The following nucleotide sequence is from Ahniella affigens.
TCCCTTTCATACCGATGAGCTCGATTGCGACGTCCTCGCAAGGCGTTTGTTGACCAGATAGCCCGCCACCAGCGCTGCCAGCGTGATGCCTTGCGCCGTCAACACCTGCACAGACGGATACACGCCCAGCCAATCAATTCGTGGAAAAGCGACCGGCGCGACAGCAAACCAGCCGGCCTCCTGCAGCGCGGCGATACCTTTTCCGGTCAGCACGACTGCGAGGATTGCCATCAGCAAGGAACTCAGCGAGAAGAACTGACCGATAGGCAGTCGCCGCGAAAAACGCAGCACCGCGATCGTCACACCGACCAGGATCAGCACTCCGGTGAGGAAGCCACCGATCACCATGCGGTTGTCACCTTGCTCATTCCACATCGCGGTGTAAAACAGAATCGTCTCGAATACCTCGCGATAGACGGCAACGAAGCTGAGCCCAAACAGGACCCAAGCCGATTGTCGCGACAGCGCTTGAGAGAGTTTTTCCTTGAGGTATTGCTGCCAGCGACCAGCGTGGCTCTTCTGATGTAGCCAAAGGCCGACACTGACCAGCACCACGGCGGCAAGCAAACCGGAAAGCCCTTCAACAACCTCACGCTGCGCACCACTGATGCTCACGACATAGGTGGCGACTACCCAGGTCACCACTCCTGCCGCAAGGGCACCCACCCAACCGGCATGCACGTACCGAAGAACATCGCGCCGTTCCGCCTTGCGCAGGAACGCAACCATGGCAATCACGATCAGCAACGCCTCCAATCCTTCGCGGACCAGAATCGTGAGTGCCCCGAGAAAGGCTGACCAGCCACCGCCATCGGCGCCAGCAAGCGCATTTTCGGCCTGATCCACCAACACAGAAACATCGCGCGCCAGTGCCTCAACCTCAACCGCTGAGGCACTGCGGTCGATGCTCCCGCGCAATGCCATCATCGCCTGTTCGACTTGCCGCATCAGGGCCGGTTGTCGCGCAGCGATGATGGGCTCCAACGGTTCAAAACCGTCCAGGTAGGCTGCTAGCGCTGCTGCCCGTGCTGCTAGATGATCGCCGCGCCGGTAGGCGGTGACCGTGTCGTTCAGTCGTGCACGAACGATGCCCCACTGATCGCCAGACGCCGCTGGGACGACCGGCGGGTGGTGACGCAAATAGCCCATTATTGCCTTGGCACGGATATCGCCAACTTCCGCGGCGAGTGTCGCCGGCGTCTTCTGCACCAACTGCTGAAGGTTATTCATGTCGAGGCGGTCGTCAAACGGGGCTGAAGCCTCCGGTGTCGGCGCCGGGTAGGCGATGCCGCCCACATGAAAAGCGAGCGCCCAACGGTCGTCGTCCGGCAGGCCGGCATAGCTGACCATGGCCGTGCTCTCAAGCCCCTGCGTGATGACCTGATAGAGCGCAAAGACGCTGCGCTCTCGTGCTCGTGCCTCGTCTGTGAAATCGACCGGAGCGGGATCAAGATTCCCAGCTGCCGAACCATCTCCAGCGCCAGTAGCACCATGGCACGTGGCGCACAACGATTGGTATAACGCTGCACCGCGTGCCAAATCCGGTGCCTGTGCAGGCGCAAGCGGAACCGGATAGGCCGCAATCAATTGAGCACCCAACTTCCGTGCAGCCGTTGCTACCTCATCGGGGGCCGCACGCTGCTCGACTAAAGCTGTCAGTCGCGCGGCTTCCTCTTTCAATGCGGCCTGCTGGGGTGTCGCGCGAAGCGCAGCGAGCTGCTTGGTGACCGTCATCGAGAATTCGCGCATCTCCGCGTATTCGGCATCGTTGATGATTGCTCCTGCGTGAACAGCGCCCGCATAGTCCACGGCGATATAGTCGAGCAAGCGCCAGGTGACAGCCGCTTCCGGATCTTGTGTCTGTCCAACGACCAGCGATGCCCATGCCGCGAGTAGAAATACAAGAGCGATCCGTATACGGGTCGTCGTCACACCCCAACGACGCAGGGACAAATGGGGAGAGGCTGGCGTCATTGGTCAGCCTCTGTTGGTTCTACCGCAGCGGCGTCATCGCGTGTCGATCGGGCCTCGCGCAGGATTTCCAGCGCTTCCTTAATGACATACAGGCCAATCAGCCCGCCAATCGCCAGATCCGGGACACGAGAGTCGAGCCATGCCACGAGGGCGCCAGACAGGATCACGCCGACATTCGCGACGATATCCGCGCGGGTGAAAATCCAGCTGGCCCTAAGGTGCACACCGCCATCACGAAGCGGCGACAACAACCGAAGGACCGCGACATTGACGACCAATGACAAACAAGCGATGCCAATCATCCAGGCGCCCTCAGGCGCGCTGCCATAAAGCGCCCTGCGCCCAACTTCGGCAAGTACGCCGACACCCAGCAGCAGGAGCACGCCACCGCTGGCGTACGCGGCGTTGACTTTGAATCGGACAGCGCGACCGATCGCCGCCAAACCGATGGCGTAGGCAGTCGCGTCCGACAACATGTCCAGCGCATCGGCGAGAAGTCCGGCCGACTGCGCGATCCAGCCCGCCATTGCGCCAATGACGGCCATGGCGGCATTGAGGCTCAACGCGACCCAAAGGACGCGGCGTTCCATCGCATTGCGGGCCTCGTGCTGACAACCACAGTTACTCATGCGGACTCCTTTTGAAGGGGCGGAGCTCGACGCAAGTGTCAGCGCCAGCGGCATCTGGGCATGATAAACCCCGTAGCAACTACAGGGTCAAGACATGAGAATCGGAGAAGCCGCGGCCGCCTTAGGCTGTCACTTGGAGACGGTCCGGTACCACGAACGGATCGGCTTGTTGCCGGTGCCGGAGCTCGCCGGTAGCGGCCATCGGGTCTATCAACCCGATGACGTGCGCCGCATGCGCTTCATTGCCCCGGACGCGAGCTCGGCTTTTGCTTGGATGAAATCCGCATCCTGCTGCAGTTCAGCGACGATCTCAAACTCTCCTGCGTCGAGGCCGACCAGATCGCTCGGCATCACCTCGACGAGATTCGCCAGCGTGTGCTTGAACTGACCGAAATGCCGCGACAACGTCAGGACACGATCTAGGCCTGTGGCGGGGGTGAACGGGGACAATGCGCCATAGAGCCGCGCCGGCGCGCCAGCGAAACGATCGGCCGACGGCGTAGAGACTCAGCATATAGGCCAGTGCATCGCCCGGACTGTCGAGGGAAACGGCCTACAGTCCGCTCGAACCGATCCAAGCGCCGATGGAGAATTCGCCAGCGAACAGGACCAGGCTGATCGCCAGCACGCCGACCAATGTGCGCCGTAGCGTCGCGTCCTGGGTGGCGGTCAGACTCTCGGCAGTGTCGTGACAACCGCAACTGGAGGTGGACGACTTGCACGTGGGCTGCCATGCTGAACCCTGTAGTTACTACAGAGTCAAGACATGAAAATTGGCGAAGCAGCCGCTGCCAGCGGTTGTCATATAGAAACCATTCGGTACTACGAGCGCATCGGACTCCTGCCGCGGCCAGCGCGCACCGGCGGTGGATACCGCGACTATCACGAGGACGACCTGCGGCGGTTGCGCTTCACGACCCGAGGGCGCGAGCTCGGCTTCAGCCTTGATGAGATCCGCAGCCTGTTGCAGTTGAGTGACGATCCAAAGTTGTCGTGCGCAGAAGTGGACCATATGGCCCGGCACCACCTCGCCGAAATCCAGCAGCGGATAAGCGAACTCAGGCGCATGGCAGACGAGCTGCAGCGCACGGTCGCGGCCTGCGGGGGCGGCGAGCGCGCACGATGCGTGATCCTCAATACGCTTTGGCGGGAACGACCCAACGCCGGCAAGGCCAATAGCCCAAGAGCGATGGTGCCGTGACCGTCAGGTCACGGAACTTCGTTCCACCGATGGATGTCCTTCTGGTGCAAGCCCGTCGTGCTGGCACGGGTCTTGGCCAACTAACATCCTTCGACTGTCATCTAGTTCCTGCAGAGTCTCTTCGCCGCGGATCGAGAAGCAAGACCGTGGCAATCACGTCCCGACCTGCAACACCTTTGCCTTGCTGGGTCGGGTGCTGGGCGGGCCCTCGTCTTCAAAAATCGATCGGCAGCGTGAAACTTTTTCCGGTAGCGCGGGTCTTAGAATCGTTGAAGGAAGTAGACTGCCCACATATCCTTGAGATCAAGCGCAAAACGACCATGCGTTGCTCCCCGAAAATCTTGACTTGGCTATGCCTGCTGGCGCTGGTCTTTTGCCAGACCGCAGCGGCCATCAACGCGTGCGGGCCGGTTCAATCCGGGCTGGGTATGGATACAGCGCACGCTGCGCCCACGATGCCCTGTCATGGTGCCGGCGAAGATACCGCACGCTGCGATGCTTCCCACTGCGTTGTCGGCCAGGCGCTGTATGACGTCAATGGCACAGCCTTTGCCGCGCTGCCAATCGCGCCCGATCACTTCGACTGGACATTCAACCGGATCGAGATGCGTATCGCACCGATGTCAGCGCGAGCGCGCGAGCCGGGGTATCCACCACCTCACTTCCTGGGGCGGCTGCTGATTTAAGCGCTAAGCCCGGTCGGATGCGCCAAACCTGGGCGCTGAACATCGAATCTTTGTCCTGCTGTGCATCTGGCGACGCGCGAGCATTCTTGCCGCCGATACCGCCGAACATCCCCCTGCTCGCGATAGGCCACTAGGTCTGTCCAGCTATTGGAGACCTCCCATGTCTATTTTCAAATCCACTGTCTTACTGTCGTTGTTGGCGTTGTCAATGTTCGTCCACGAAGCTGATGCCCGGTCGTCGCGCCAATCAGTGGGCCGCGTCACCC
It contains:
- a CDS encoding FTR1 family protein gives rise to the protein MTPASPHLSLRRWGVTTTRIRIALVFLLAAWASLVVGQTQDPEAAVTWRLLDYIAVDYAGAVHAGAIINDAEYAEMREFSMTVTKQLAALRATPQQAALKEEAARLTALVEQRAAPDEVATAARKLGAQLIAAYPVPLAPAQAPDLARGAALYQSLCATCHGATGAGDGSAAGNLDPAPVDFTDEARARERSVFALYQVITQGLESTAMVSYAGLPDDDRWALAFHVGGIAYPAPTPEASAPFDDRLDMNNLQQLVQKTPATLAAEVGDIRAKAIMGYLRHHPPVVPAASGDQWGIVRARLNDTVTAYRRGDHLAARAAALAAYLDGFEPLEPIIAARQPALMRQVEQAMMALRGSIDRSASAVEVEALARDVSVLVDQAENALAGADGGGWSAFLGALTILVREGLEALLIVIAMVAFLRKAERRDVLRYVHAGWVGALAAGVVTWVVATYVVSISGAQREVVEGLSGLLAAVVLVSVGLWLHQKSHAGRWQQYLKEKLSQALSRQSAWVLFGLSFVAVYREVFETILFYTAMWNEQGDNRMVIGGFLTGVLILVGVTIAVLRFSRRLPIGQFFSLSSLLMAILAVVLTGKGIAALQEAGWFAVAPVAFPRIDWLGVYPSVQVLTAQGITLAALVAGYLVNKRLARTSQSSSSV
- a CDS encoding cation transporter; amino-acid sequence: MSNCGCQHEARNAMERRVLWVALSLNAAMAVIGAMAGWIAQSAGLLADALDMLSDATAYAIGLAAIGRAVRFKVNAAYASGGVLLLLGVGVLAEVGRRALYGSAPEGAWMIGIACLSLVVNVAVLRLLSPLRDGGVHLRASWIFTRADIVANVGVILSGALVAWLDSRVPDLAIGGLIGLYVIKEALEILREARSTRDDAAAVEPTEADQ
- a CDS encoding MerR family transcriptional regulator: MKIGEAAAASGCHIETIRYYERIGLLPRPARTGGGYRDYHEDDLRRLRFTTRGRELGFSLDEIRSLLQLSDDPKLSCAEVDHMARHHLAEIQQRISELRRMADELQRTVAACGGGERARCVILNTLWRERPNAGKANSPRAMVP